GGGCGGATCATTGTTCACATGTCACAAAAAGATCCCTCGGCCTCTGGgtgctctttttctctctctccatggtCCCTCTCTCCAGTAGCCCCCCGTGGAAGCGTGAGGGTTGAAATGACACACAGTGGCTGACTGTCGCCCACGGGCCTGGGTTCTGGCCTTGGCTGGCTGGATCTGTGTGGCAGCTGGTGAGCCCGCTGCCCTCTCTGTGGCCTGCAGCATCAACAGTGGTGGTAGTGGGACTGATTGGAGCCTCACTCTGATCTCTGACTCTGGGGCTGACGCTCAACTGCTCGCTGCTGCCCACACGACTGGTGGTGAGGAAGTGGGACAGAGAGCGCGGATGTAatcaggaacacacacacacacacacacacacacacacacataaagaggAACTCAACTGTCCAGTGAAATGGCTGAGAGTTGCAtgtgaaaaacataaacaccagGGTCCAGATATGGCTGTGAGCTGAGAGAGGCCGATCTGAGGCCCCACTGACTGTGGTCATTATGGGGTTAGGATTTTAAACAGGCaaccacatttattttgacaaactgctgctgaaaatgcatTGATATGGCATGAAGGAAGCTGCGTTTCCTAAGGACATAATGTACCGCCAGTTAAATAACATCTTATTAAGTCTTCTCTGAACCTGTAATACTTGTCGTTGACATATTTAAGGCTCAGATTACACATAGAATCATCATTTAACCAccatttataaataaaaacaccttttcaaCAAGCTAGCAGCACTTCCCCTTCAATGCAACCCAAACAGCATTCCCTTTGAAAACAACCTTACAAACATCTGAAAGTCccacacaaccaaaaacatAATGGACAGACGTAATTGTCACAAATGAGCTCCCTAGTAACAGAACAAGGGTTAAGACATCAGActtcttttaaataaagttagCAGGGTTGAATGACCAGAATTTCATGCTTCCTCTCCCAACACTTGACCCAGTGGTACTGAACAatataatgattaaaaacagactttgttttttaaagagcatgattttgtttttaggaAGGAATCTCTTTATGGAGGTTCAGTACCTCATACTCCTACTAAGGTTTTAGTGTTTTTGCTCTTTACAGATTTTCCCACAAGagcacacaaacagtgttcaggtATGTGACCAGGACTTAACATAAAAGGCAGGAATCATGAtccagaaaaaacagaaataaaaaggagaGATCTTGGGTAGAAGTGACTATGAGGAAACATCCTTaaattgtgatgatgatggtggtgaagaTTTCACCGGATCAGTTGCCCATGTCTGCGCCATAACACAGATGACATTGTGACGATTCAGGCTGGATGAGTGGGTGGAGTCAGGTCTCAGTGGTGTCTGCCGGTGTAAATTCTGTTCCTGAGCACGGCTACGGGAGGGAGGTGGTGTCGGATTCCGGGGTAGTGCTGAATATGGTCGAACCATCGTGTCACGTTTACATACTGCTCCTTCTCCTGGATGGCCAAGTCCACCTGGCGGAGAGAGGAAAGGGTGAGGTCAACACCAGTATCAGCTTTCTATCATTACATGCTGTTGTGCATTTACACTTCATGTACTCAGACAACGCTTAGTCGATTAAGTGATAattgatcaaaacattttatagactaaatatttaattgattaatcatggGATATTTTGTTCTGGTATTGGTGTTGGACACAACTATGCTTATTTTGTTctgactgttttaaaaatgttgctcttattttttgtcaaaaactgaATACTTAAACCAGAACATTAAAAACCGAGACGAAAAAATTCCCCTCCATTATACTGATCTGAAGTGATAACTTGTGATGCCGTATAGATCACAAGTTAAAAGTTTTCATAGGGTCACAATTTTGTATGATCACAAGCCAAAAAGCCTGGAAACCTCAGATTTTCATCAAATATAAAAagtgaccaaaaacagagataagAAAATTATCTGCTCACTGGAAGGTTTACTCCCCTTCAATTTCCAAATCTGGAACTGAAGATGTGCGGGTTGTGATGATGGCAGAGATGAATGTTAACAAATCATGGCCTCTGAATTGATGACAACAACTGTTCAGTTCTGAGGAAAGCCCCTCTGAGGAGCTCTGCCCAAGTTGCTCAGACTCTCAGTACGACAAATGCCGTACAATATTCTAGCATCTGCCTGTGATTGACAACTTTGGTTCAAACAGACATTCTTTCCTGTTATTGCACAACACAGGTGGCAAAGCATAATACCGAAATGCATCAGGacatctttggaaaaaaaacttattAGGTGTGTGCATTTTCATCATCTAATTAACTGGAATGTGGAAATTCCCCACACAGACAACAGTCCAGCCCAAAACCATTCTAGCAACAGTCAGGTTTAATGTTTGTGTAATGTTGTTTTCTATCAATTGAACATCAGGACAGGCTGTGGTTAAGGGTTAGGCTGGCTGACCCCTTGTCCCCGAGGTTAAAAACCACACTGATTGCAAACCAAAGTGACGCTCCTCTGCCTGGTGGCGGGGGGCAACCTTCCATCTCCGCCACAACCACTGACATCTCTCAACATGTgatccccccctccctccatctcattCCGTCTCTCCCATTTCTGAACTCACTTTTTTTGAATCCTTGAAGGCATAACAAACTTACTTGTCCTGGTCTGAGGCGAAAGACTTCACTTTGTGCCACATCACTTTATTTCACTGAAGAGAAGTGAGAATGTGTTTATAACCCGTGTGTTTATTGCCAACTTGTTCTTCATGCCCTTTGGCCAAATGACTGGTCTAATTGTCTGTTATGCACTGTGACAAATTTCTTATTAAAGTTGTGGTTTGATGGAAGTGAGCACTGATAGGGAGGGAAAAAGTTggatgaagggatgaagggatggaCAAATGAGTCTCTGGTTAATCATGGTGAGAACAAGGCAAAGCAAATCAATCCCATTTACCCCTGAACATGCAATCTTTGAAAAGCTGAGCAAAAGTTCATTCATAGTTACATAAATCTTAAATGTGTCCTTGGAGTACACTGAGTGCAAGTTTAACTGAACACTCAAGAAATCATATTCATAGACGGCAACCCTAAACCTAACTTAATGTATGgatttcaatgttttttaaCCCAAAACCTATGATAAATCAATCCAAACtaaaaattaaatcagtttattgatattttataaACTACTGAATTAACTGCCTACTGTTTTGATAGTAGAATAATCAGTTTGggttaaaaaaggtcaaaatcatttgattgcagcttcttaaatgtcactatttctttatatttacacctctgtgactgatatctttgggttgtggacagaTCAAGACATTTTTAGGACATCTTGAGCTTAGGAAAACAGGACGtgattgatgatgattttcACTATTTCCTGACATTGTATACACGAAACAACTCATCCATTAATCATGGAAAAAAATTGACACGCTAATTGACAATAAGTTTCAGTCCTTTCACTATGTTGAAAATGACTTTATGTTTTAGCTACAcatcacagtttaaacacaaaaaaagtctgaatgGTGACACCTAAAGGACCAGCAGTGAGAGACAATGTGACTTACTATGAGTGGATGGATTCCATAGTACATGAAAGTATCAGCTATGGTGAGCTGGTTCCCAGCCAGGTAGACCTTGTCTTGCAGGTAGAGGTTGAGATCCTGCAAGAATAATTTCCACAACATAAAAAGCTTTGCAATGCAAATGAGGCTGTTAATTTATGCGTTATGGAATGTATTcccatgtaaacacacttgtcTTCACATGGCAGATGAATACATTATACATTAGGCAAGAAAATTATGTTAATATGAATAACTAATGAAGCCTCCttgaggagaggaggtggtgtttTTGGTCCTATCATGACTTATTCTGCATTTCACGAAAGTCTGTTGTGGATTTATTGTAAATACTTTTTTATACTgatgttgaaaaacaaatgaaaacaaaagaaatttaaaaaacaacaacatcattttACTCTCTTGATGGAGGCATGACAGCAGGTTCGTTAACCTATATATCTGTGGGTGCGTGAGGTGCACGAGTCTGGATCCTAGCTTGCATGCGTGTGTGAGCTGTGCTATGTGGCTGGGAATAATATGTAACCTGAGGGGGTATAGCATCTCTCCCCATGACTGGCGACTTAGCACAGATGCTGTACAAAACAGACTATTTGTTTACTCCGCAACCAAATGATTCCAGCCCTCGCCTGCAAATCTAATGAAGCTGTCCTAAACTTGGGCACCGTCATGCGTATTCCTCAGTCCATGTCTGTGTGCAAAGTCGTGCATGGAAGTGCTGGTCCCAGGGGAAAGGACCATCTTTAGCACTTGTACATTGTGCGAAGGGAACACTCCACGCACACAGAGCATCTTGGGGGCAAATGGAGTTATTGTGCGGCAAGAGTGGGTGATGCCAAACAAGGCATGAAGACTGCAGACTTCCTCCCTTTCCACAATCAGATCCTTGCTTTTCTTAGCCTACAGCCATGGAGATGAAGCCCAGTCGAGCATCAGAGCAGAGGCAGCTCCCCTGCCACCCCCACCCAACACATGGACCTCCAGACCGGGGTCCCTCTCTACCTACCCCCACCTTAACTGTGCACTCATAACTGTGCGCAATCATAGATACATTCAGATTAAACATTGCTGGGAGAGTTTGCAGCAGAATTTGAACAGAGTAAGGTTGTGTGACAACAGAGTTGGGGGCAAACActttcaaaaattaaaaaatgtgaatgagaatttgtgttttttatgccCTTTGTGTGGGTCACGTATGAGGCTTGAAAAGTGCAGCTGTTCATTTTTACATTAGAATGGAACTAATGAGCAGGAATACCTCACATTATGTATCTAATATTTAATCAATATTGCATGCATGCAGTTCATTGCATGTCTTTGTGTCCATTTCTTTCTATGAATAGGTACTCAAGAGACCATTTATTATTGGTGCCCTTCCACATATATGACTCTGATGTTACAGCTAGTTAAATGTACCAATAACATTTTTCTGCTGGCCCTAAAGAAAACTGTTGATGAACTCATGATACTGTAATTTCATAATACCATTAACACTTGAGGACAtctcaaatgaatgaatgttgtCTACCTGTCACATTTACAGTGCAATGatatttatcaaaaacaaacagctgtctgaAAGGAAGAAATCATTAAACCTGTAATGCAGCACATGGACATCGGTGCTCTCTGTagacagaagaaaaagtaaGAACATACCCCCGTACATGTGCAATATAATAGGCATTTGTTTCACATAACCAATGAAATAGTCCACATGTGTCTAACTTTGGGTTCAGGGCCAAATTGGTCTAGCTTGTCTGTCATCATATTACATGAGCGACGAGATGTTCACTTCAGAAACAAGTCTCAGCCTGAAAAACTATGAATTTCTTATTTGCATCCTGGGGTGAGAAAGTTTAAGGACTCCTGCAGTTGACAGTTTTTGTCTCTTGACAATTTAATGTGAGATGACTGGTGTGCTTGAAAGAGGAGTGTTAAGGACAGAGATAAAGCAGCAGGACAGGACAGGGGGCCACTGGGGaccagagcagagctgctcagGGCGACTTCCTTCTGTAAGTGGCaccattaaaatatttaagagGCCTGTCCAGATAGCATGCTGCCACACAGCGTGACTCCTCAGCCATGCCACAACAGTGTGTCACGCTGAGaaaagcgcacacacacacacacacacacacacacacacgcacacttcacactgacacaacagTGCCAAGAGGCGCCCAGCGTCCAGAAGACCAGTGGCTGGTGATCCATTTCACGCTGACTGGCGTCAGGCACATTAAAGcatttttctctgtcatgtGGGGCCATGTCACTGAAGGGCCATACATCAGTCTGTATTCCTGTCGCTTGTGCCttaacaagacaaacacacgcacagtggCCTAGCTGGTGTGCAGAGATGGGGAATGTGAGAAAAAGTGAGATGCTGTGGCGCCTCTCAAAGgtagagattaaaaacaaaaaaaaaaacctgcaaaaagTAAACTGAATTAACTGAATCAACTGCGTTCAAATCTGGGGCAAACATggatacaaacacatttacagtctacagacacaacacaacagcaattTGGAAGAACAAGACATCAAAGACTTCAAGAGTTCTCTTGAATATCAGCATCTTTACCTTGAGGATGGTCTTCATGTCCTCCTTTGTGCAGCCGTCCAGCTTAGTGACTCTGTGCTCCAGCCACTGCTGCACCACAGCCCTGCTCTCTGCAGAGTCACCCAGCAGCTCCGGGCGCTTGGCCTCTTTGACCAGGTGACAGGCGATGGTCACCAGCCCCACCAGTGGAGCGCCATTATTACTCTGTAGCACAGGTACCTGCATGCAGAGGTGGGGCAGGGAGAgcacagtgagacagagagggagaaaaagaagtaaagaaaatgtgaatttcatTTCAGGCATGCTTTTCACCTTCTTAAAGACTGACTTGAACACATttgtgataaatgtttttggctCTGAAGGAGTGTCTTATACGCACAGTGATATCAACATTCCACTTGATAAGGCAGATTAATTAAATGAGGCTGAATGTGTGGGTTAACATCAACCTTTCCCTTAAAGACTGAGCCATTTTCTCTCGTCAATACTTCAGGTGTCAGTCATGTCACAATAGCACAGTACTACAGAGtaactgcagcagtgacagctCACCCCTCCTCTCACTTTACATATGTGGGCATGCGCAAAGCAAGGAGCTATTTCCATTGTGCTGAGCTGTGGATATCAGACAGCTGGCCCCAAATGTGCCTGCCTGAATGCTTGTGAAGTATCAGCCTACCTGATGTAAAATATCCGTGACAACCAAATGACAACACAAGCTAGATATGGCGCAGAGCCAAACGTTACATTATCAACACGCACAACCAGCGTGGTAGCATCATCTAGCTAGCCACTGTGTGCTAATTACAATAGCTTACAGCCTTCGTATATCATTAAAAACAGCGGTTTAAAGTCAAGAGTGGATGCCACTAACACGTCCGGCCATGTCACCTTTTTATCCCCCTGTGTGCTGTACTTGTTCGGCTTTTTCAATCCTAAAAATTTCTCCAGCGATGATAGCTCCCGGAGCGCCATGTTTCCGACCGTCGGAGGAGAAGTGCAGCGTGCGTGTGACCCGATTGGCTGAAAGTGTCAACTCCCGCCCAATACGTTTTGACTGACGGTGGATTTAACCAATAAAAGCACAGCAAGCGAGTCTTTCATCACATTGCATCAGTGAATGagatgttaaataaaataaaataaaataaaatagaataaaataaaatgaaataaaatgaaacattatatttaaaaaaattaaaagtggGTAACACATAAGGGAAAACttataataaatgaaacagacttaaaaaaaatcaataataattataccataaattatttatttaacaaatgttttgattgattgattagttGCTAATAATGGGGGCCAGGGTGTTTGTGTTAGTGCACATTTTGTATACAGAAAAAAGCAGGAATTAAAAATGTTGGCTTTTCATTAAATCTACAGCAAAACTACAATAAACTGCAAACAAATAACACATCTACCCTATAGCCACTCTGGCAATCATGCTCACTCATGTTGGctaaaataatagaaaaaggCTGTAATGGATGGGAGATAAATGATGAGTGATATATAtgagtgtaaaaacaaacaacacaaagctgTAGTGGTTGGATCGGCTAGACTGTGCTTTGGGAGTATGTTTGACCACATCCCAAGACAAATAAAACTCATTTAATTTGACTTCaccaaacgcacacacaaacacactctgcacTCTATCAGAACAGTGTGCTGTTATTGAATATGAGCATCTCCCAGCATTGCTTAGGTGGGCTCAACTCTGTAATCCAACCCCCCAGCAGCATGGGATGAACTGATCAAAACCCAACGTTATGCAATTCCTGCCAGTTCCTAGTaacatgtctgttttctcaGAACCTCCCCATGAGGATTTGTGCTTAAATGGAATCAAAATGACAGTGGAAAGTCTGGAGTTTCAGTCTGAAGTCCTGAAGCAAATTTtccctgtcctgtctgtctgtctgtctgtctgtctccgtgGTGTGTCCTGGCTGTGACATTGTGTGTGTCGTGTCTGTTTAGATTTGGACTGTGCCTCTGCGATTCCTCCATAATGAAatgtcacctgtcagtcaaatgTGGGCTTATTAACTCCATACTGTCCAAGTGTGTGCGTATTTGTGACACCACAGAGAGTGACAGTCGGGCTGAGGTGTCGCACTACAAGCTTTCTCTCCGTCGGCAGCGGTCCCGCTTCGTAACAGTTTCACCTGGATGACAAGGCTCGAGGTGATGTCTGCAgaaatacaaatcaaaatcatattttggatttttattGACCTTTTTCAGACTGCAATAAAATGTGCAAGGGATGGGAGGGTAAGGGAGACAGAGGCTGGGGAGTCCAAACTGGAGCCCACTGTGACTACTTGTACTGCAGCCTGTATGAGGGCTACATTTACTTTCAGTGACTGGGCAGATTCATGACATGCTAGAGTTCAGatctgtaaatacatttagGTAGACCAcgatttaaaaacactgctttacAACTGAGAGTCCAATTTTGCTCAAGTAGTATTGAGTATACATACTTATGGTATGGTATGGTAAAAGTACTCATTAGGCAGGGATAATTGTCGCTGCTATATTAGATTATTACAGGTTATGCTTGTAAAAGTACAGTATATAGTCatttaaagtacaaatactaATTTCAAGTACATCAGCTGAGTTCTGAATCCATTTCTAaaagttactttccaccactggatTAGTGCATGGGAACACACTGTTCACAGGGGAACCCCTCGGCACATGTGACCAAAtgtgagtgaaaacaaactGGAAATCTGCTTCAGGGAGTCGTCAACCAGCCGCTTAATTGGAGGAAATCATTTTCAATCCCGCACAACACAAAAGGCCTCTCCTCCCATATCAGACCATCTGATTTGCCACAGTGGGAAAAGCACaagaaataataatttcatcatCAAGGGTTCTGTTTTATGTGAGACAGAgagtcatttcattttgttatttacacctgGGGTTTTCCTCCACTGTGACAGGTCAAAGTGtcctccatttaaaaaaaaggcctttGAGGGACAATGGCAAGATCAAtttattcatgatgtttttCCATATGTCCATATTTGCCCCTTTTTATCCACACTTTTGTGAGTTATGTTTTTCCCTATGACGAGGACATGGCAAATGCAATGTTCTTTTTTCACATCAGCTGAGCAAGCAGGtagcagaaaatacaaatacactacAGATACACAATATCTTTCTCCTGACTCTCCAAAGAGAGTAATTCTTCTTGCTGagtaaaaggtgcaatatgtaggaactGAGCTCagctaaaattatcaacagaatgtgaagtaataactaaataaatgttgacacaTTTGACTCAAAGGCGTCAGTGTTTTATGATAAAGAGATACGTACAGATGAAAACCTCCTTCTCCCAAAGCAAGCCCCTCCAAACACACTCTGGTAGTCTGGGTTAGCTGTCCggctaactgagcaaacaagctaacagtggctacagtcatggatgtataaaaataatacagtcagcagcaggtaGTGGTTAATCCGGTGATATGCTAACTCTGTATGTTTGTCAACATAACAAGATAACTATGAGGAGTTTGATGTCATACAGGCAGCAGTTGTGCTTCAAGATCTGATCTGCTTTCGCTGATGTTCATTGCCTTGCACATACCCACATATCCGCATCTTTCCCTGTCACCGTGTGCTTAATGTGAGAGAACAGATGATATTTTTAAACCCAATTTGTTGAGAAAAAGCTGTCCGAGAAAGCAAATTAATTATAAGAATGAGTACGCAGACTATCACAAATGATTAGAGGCCATGGAGCAAGGTAAGGCtaattcttccttttttttttttttcccatccaacctcccatttttttttgctgtttgtttataGGATCCAGCACGTCATACACTTCTACCCTAGTAGGGCTCCCATAAATGCATGCCTGCAGCGTTAAAATGCGTCTCCTTTAACTAAATGCCTCCAAGCTGCCACATCCTGTCTGTACTCAGGCGGGCTGAGGACACCGATCCTCAGTGCCCAGGACTAACTGTAGCCTGTGGGAGATTGTGATACATAATCTGGGGTCACATTAGGAAGGAAATCTACAGTGGGGGTCACCGATAGTGCCGTGGGGCTTCCCAAGGCAGGCATAGCCATAAACACAGCCTCAGTCCTGGTAGATATATCCCCCCTCTGCTTAGTCTGTAGCTTACAATATGCTGTTACACTGATTTGTCTGGCTGGGGATGCAGGGCCACAGCCCCGCCTGTCTCCTCTGTTACCTTTCATGACCTGTGAAAGCTCCCTGACTGAATACTGTATTTTAACCGCACAGATGCTCGCaaaaaaggagaggggagggatcGGTTTTGAGTAGTCGACATGAACGCTGTCAGCACGGATCGGTGAAATTGCGTATCGGTGCTAGCGCGGAGTGAACACGGGGGACGGGCGCCAGGCGGCTGGGTGACAGTCTGGGAGAAGGCTGCGAGTTGtgagatgaagacagacagatgtatGGGGGTCAGAGAGCTGCCTGTACCTTCCGCTCctgtcaggttttgttttttgattttatctTGTCTGAAGAGACGGGGTGGGGGGCGGAGGGTGTTTTTGAAGAAACTAACACGAAAATAGATTTGTCTGAGTGGAAGAGTTTAAAGGTGCCGTACGTAGAAGACAAAGATCTtggttcattttcattttcctctgagaacagcttggtTCATTccgttatggaaaagataattCAAGAAATGTATATAAAACATTCCTGAGTTTGTaatattattacctcattgactGGGTTTGGATCTCCTCTTCAAAACTGCATAGCGCCTCTTTAATTGCCATTTTTTGGTTGGGTCGCTTTTTGTAATAGCTGCCAAAACTAGTAATTCTGAAAGAGGTCTGTTTTCACCATATGATGTTCTCCTTGATGGGAAAACTGCCACAGACCGCTTGTCTTAACCACATTATCATCACATCGCAAGTATTtctcaacatttcttttcagaaTCAATGAATTCATTGGCCTGTTGAGTGTCTTCCCAAAAAACCCCTGGGTGACATCTTTAATCGTCTTGTTTTTTACCCCACGAATAGAAGTCCAAAAGTCAAAGACATTATTCCACTCTCACATGACACAAAAAAAGTAGCATTTGCTCAAAGTAGAGGAGGCAGCACTAGAacatcatttgacattttcaccGAAGGAAATTATGATAGTTTCCAAAAATATCCCTCTTCCCATCAACTGATCCATAAACTGTTCCTGCGCTTGTTTTGCTGTTCCTTAATGTATCTAAATCTCGCTCAACTCATTTCAAGGCAAGACCCCCACTATACAGTAAGTCACTTTCAGCCAGTGTAGTGCACAACTAGTCCGCGCAGTGTGTCTTTTTGGCTCCGGAGCTGCTGGCTCTTGTAGTGGAGGGAGAGTCAGAGGATGCCAGAAATGTCGCACCTCCAGGCGGGACCTTTGGGCCTTCATGACGACAACAGTGATGGGATTATAGGAACCACCCTGCTGCTCCATGCAGGAACAGGCACCCaaaggctaaaaacaacaagctggtcccctgctcccccccccactccatcacacacaaacacacacacatgcaaatgagtGTATGTTCGAATATGTTTACAAGGGAGAGGGGGGTTGAGGGGTTGGATGAGCCCAGTGACAGGAGTGGagtgatgacatttttgtgGCATTTCGTGTCTTTCCCTTAACATTTGTGACATGAGATTAGCATTGGAAggcatgttcatgtgtgtgtgtgtgtgtgtgtgtgtgtgcggaaaGGAAGGAGAGTCTGACTGATCAGGAGAGGCCCTGCAGACAAACGAACAAGTAATAAAGGCACtttctccatttcctcctcctctgcttacATGCCAACCCACAAGGCTGTGGGACACGCTGGGGGACACAGTACCAGCTCACAGTAACAACAAACCCTGTCCCTGCCTCCCATCCAGCAGCAGTCACTTAGGACTATTAATTACCGCTCTGAATTTCCTCCTCCTTACCCGTAGCCATCCGTGTCCCCCTCAGACAAACAACCTCGGTGGGAGGATCTTGATTATTATAGCTTCTGAAAAGTCAGATTGTCTTTTATTGAAGTTGCCCACTGGCCATGCAggtttctctccatctccctctctctccctcccttccctctctctgtctcactctcccTTGTTGTCCCTCGTCCGTGATTCAGACGGAAGTCTTGGAGGAAACCGTTACGCCGGGGCTCTTGCTGTAGGCAGGAGGGTTGACGAGGGGGGAGACTCCCACGCTTGTTGGGGATTCTAACTCACGCAAACCCGGTGCGAGGTCCAAGCGTGCGCGCGGACACATATGCACGCATGTTGGGCGCCCACCATGAGCTGTGGGCCCCGTGTTGTGCAGCCTCAGAGTGGTGTTGCTGTTTTGCGCTTCGCCAGCAGGGAGCACTGTGGCTCTTTGAAAAATCACAAAGTCCAGCTCCCCTCTCCAGTCCGGTTGCATCCGAAGCAGGACTCTGCCTTGAAAAAATCaactcaagtaaaaaaaaaatatatatat
This is a stretch of genomic DNA from Acanthopagrus latus isolate v.2019 chromosome 19, fAcaLat1.1, whole genome shotgun sequence. It encodes these proteins:
- the eef1e1 gene encoding eukaryotic translation elongation factor 1 epsilon-1 — translated: MALRELSSLEKFLGLKKPNKYSTQGDKKVPVLQSNNGAPLVGLVTIACHLVKEAKRPELLGDSAESRAVVQQWLEHRVTKLDGCTKEDMKTILKDLNLYLQDKVYLAGNQLTIADTFMYYGIHPLIVDLAIQEKEQYVNVTRWFDHIQHYPGIRHHLPPVAVLRNRIYTGRHH